From Erinaceus europaeus chromosome 9, mEriEur2.1, whole genome shotgun sequence, one genomic window encodes:
- the LOC103107541 gene encoding small ribosomal subunit protein uS9-like: MPSKGPLQSVQVFGRKKTATTVAHCKRGNGLIKVNGWPLEMIEPRTLRYKLLEPVLLLGKERFAGVDIRVRVKGGGHVAQIYAIRQSISKALVAYYQKYVDEASKEIKDILIQYDRTLLVADPRRCESKKFGGPGARAHYQKSYR; encoded by the coding sequence ATGCCTTCCAAGGGTCCCCTTCAGTCCGTGCAGGTCTTCGGGCGCAAGAAGACCGCCACGACCGTGGCGCACTGCAAACGCGGCAACGGCCTCATCAAGGTGAACGGGTGGCCTCTGGAGATGATCGAGCCGCGCACGCTGCGGTACAAGCTCCTGGAACCTGTTCTGCTTCTGGGAAAGGAGCGCTTTGCTGGCGTGGACATTCGTGTCCGTGTAAAGGGCGGTGGTCATGTGGCCCAGATTTATGCAATCCGTCAGTCCATCTCCAAAGCCCTGGTGGCCTATTACCAGAAATATGTGGATGAGGCTTCCAAGGAGATCAAAGACATCCTCATCCAGTATGACCGGACCCTGCTGGTAGCTGACCCCCGCCGCTGCGAATCCAAGAAGTTTGGAGGTCCTGGAGCCCGTGCTCACTACCAGAAATCCTACCGATAA